GATGTTGAAGGCGTGGAGGAACGAGAGCGTCGGGGCGTACTCGCTCGTGTTGAACAGCGCCGGGATCTCGGTCGACGCTTCGTAGACGGACGGGCTCGAGATGAGCTCGGGGTACGGGAAGACCTTGAGGTCGGTGAACTGGGGGATCCAGGTGCCCGCATCCGCGTCGGTGACGAGGAGCGTGGCGTTCGCCGGCAGGTGGCTCTGCATCCAGGCGAAGGCCGCGAGGTCCGCGGGCGTGAGCTCGGTCCCCCAGCCGACGGTCTCCGCGTTGTCGATCACGACCTGGACGGACGCCGCGGTGCCGAGCAGCAGGAGCGCCACGAACGCGACCTGGCGCTTCGATAGCGGACGCCCGTCGCTGCGCGGGAGGCTCCAGGCGCTGCGACGCGGCACCGGCGCGGTGGCCACCGACGCGGGGGGTCCTCGCTCGAGCAGGGTCGCGAGCAGCCAGCCGGTGCCGGCTGCCAACGGAAGGAACATCCACTCGAGGGGCCGGTCGGCATAGAGGAACGACCAGCCGGGGTACTGGACCCAGTACGGTCCGAACGGACCGTTCGAGTTCAGGAGCAACAGTCCGATCCCGAGCCCGAGGAGGGTGAACGCATGCCGCTCGCGGTAGCGCACAAGCGCGAGGGCGAGGCCGAGCCAGCCCAGCACGACGACGACGCCGGTTCCGAGGATCCCGGTGTGGAGGAAGAGCAGGTTGCGGGCGGTGGCCAGCGGCTCGCCGGGCACGAGGATCACGTCGCTCTGGAAGACCCCCCAGCCGGCGTAGCCCGGAGGGCTGAGCGCGTTCGCCGTGGAGAGGTCGGCGATCTCGGCGTACAGGATCGGCGACGCGATGGCGACCCCGAAGAGGTAGAAGACGGCGCCCCGGGCCAGGGCCCGCACGGCCCCCGAGCGCAGGGCGAACGCCCCGAGCACGGCCGCGACGACGAAGACGCCGACGTAGGCGAACGGGTACGGGTTGACGATCACGGCCCCGCCGAAGACGAGGCCGGCGAGCACGAGCTCGGCACTGAGGAACCGGGGCGAGCGCAGCGCGGCGAGGAAGAAGGCGAGGGCGACCGGGACGAGCAGCCAGTTGACCTGCTCGTCGATCCCTCCCCAGTCCTGGTAGAACAGCGGGTAGGCGGAGAACATCCCGAGGGCGAGCGCCCCGAGGGTGGCGGTCCAGGGGCTGCGCGTGGGGAATGCCGCGCGGAAGAGCACGAACCCGGCGAAGGGGATCAGGATGCCGACGTCGATCACCGCCGCCGAGACGAGCTGGGGCGCGTTCCACGGCACCCAGGCGTTCACCGTCGCGAAGATCGCCTCGCTACCGGCGAAGCGCAGATGCGGAGCCACCACGGGGTTCCACGACGGCTCGGCGTAGGGCGCCCAGGAGGTGACGAAGTGCCCGTGGGCCTCGACGAGCTGGGTGATCAGCGTGAACATGCGGATGTCGTCGCCCGCGTAGACGAGGTACGGGACGTAGGAGGCGATCCGGGCGACCACCACGACCACGACGACGCCGAAGAGGAACCACTCCACGCGCGCGGGCGGCGCGGGCCGCCGGCCGAGCGGCGCTCCGAAGCGCTTGCGCGCGAGGAACCCGCGAACGAGGAAGATCGCGGCCGCGAGGAGGAGCAGTGCCCAGGCGACGTCCGTCCCGATCGAGAGGCCCGCGATCGTGGCCACGAGGTAGAGGATCGGCACGACCGAAAGTCCGAGCGCGGCGTCCTCGATCAGCCGTCCGAGGATCGCGGCCCAAGTGGCGGGCGGATCCGCCGACGCCGGCGGCAGGAGCGCGGAGACCGCCCAGCGGATCATCGAGCCGATCAGCGCGCTGGCGAGGACCAGGATCGGCAGCAGCCCGAGCGCGAGCCATCCGACCGGAATCATGGTCGGCTCCACGACTGCTGCGGGCAGGCGCCCGGGCCCCTCAGGCGAGCCCGATCGCCGTTAGCTTCGAGCAAGGGACGCGATCTCCTGCGCCACTCGATCGAGGTCGGCCGACTCCGTGTACCGGCGCACGAACTCCGGATCCGGTCGCGGCGGGAGCGCCGGGCCCCTCGAGGCCCGTACCTCGGCGCAGAGCGCCTTGAGGCGGTCGGCGAACTCCGAGCACGGGGCGACCTGGACGCTCGCCGCGGCATCGATGCCCGCGGCGGCCTCGGGCGTGGCGAGGACCCGCAGCCCGTGCAGCACGTAATCGACCATCTTTCCGCTCGTTCCCCCGGCGACGTCCATCGGCGCGAGCCCGATCTCGCAGGCGAACAGCAGGCCGTCCAGGTCCGATACGGTCCCGAGCACCCGAAGATTGGCACCGCTCTGAGGGACGTACGGCTCGGAGTCCAGCCCGCCGACGAGGATCAGCAGGTCCGGATCCGAGCGACCGAGGGCCGGCGCGAGCTCGTCGCGGAGGAAGTGGAAGGCACGCACGTTCGGCGCGTACTGGAACGAGCCGACGAAGACGGCCGGAACGCGGCCCGCCAGGCCGAGCTCGGCCCGCCACCGCGCGATCGCCACGGGGTCCGGGACCGGCCGGGTCCGCTTGAGCGTGCAGACGCGTAGTTTCTCCGCGGGCACGCCGCCCTCGCGCAGCGAGCGCGCGACCTCCTCGGACGGGGCGATGACGATCCGCGCGATGCGCAGACCGAGCGCGTTGAGCGGCCGACGGGTCAGGCCGAACAGGATCCCGCCCCGGTAGCCCGCTTTGCGCCAGTGCCGGCTGACCGCGGTGTTCGCATCGAGCGGGTAGTAGACGAGCGGCACCTGCCGGATCCAGCTCCAGACCGCGGCGAGACCGGCGACGTACACGTCGACGGGTACGATCACACGGGCCCGCTGGGCTCGGGGCGAGCGAGCGTCGCGCACGATGAACCGGAGCTCCTCGGCCACGGCCGCGAGCAGGTAGCGGAACCCGACCAGGAGGGGACCGCTCGACTCCCGCGCGCGGTCCGTGCCCACGGTGGCATGCTCCCCCGGGGCGACGACCTCCACCGGAACGACCCGCCGCAGTCCCTCCACGAACCCTCGAAAGTGGAGCGAGCTGCCGTGATAAGCCGCGTTCAGCGCACGGTGATACAGTGCGACCACGCGCGCGAGGCTCGGGGTGCCCGCCGGCGCCGGCGTCCCCGTCGGTGGGAGGTCAGGCGCTGCCATCGCCTCCTCGGGGCGCGGCGAGCGCCGCCGCCTCCGACGGGACGGACGTTCGCTCAAGGATCTCGCGGTAGCGCCGATCGAACTCGCCGGCGACCTCCCGCCATCCGATGACATCCCGGGGCCGCGCGAACGGTCCCAGCCCGGCCGCCCCTTCGATCGCTACGGCGAGCGCGTCGGCGGAGAGGTCCGCGGCGAGCCAACCGTTCTCGCCCGTCCGGATCCGCTCGCGCAGCGCGCCGACCGGGAAAGCGGCGACCGGCTTGCCGCGCGCCCAGGCCTCGCTGACGACCAGGGAGAATCCCTCGACGAAATCCGCGCGGCTCGGCACCACGACCACGTCGGCGGCGTCGAGCGCGCCGACCCGCTCCCGTTCATCGACGGGTCCGAGGACCTGGACGTGGTCCGCCACCCCCAGCTCGGCGGCGAGCCGGCGGAGACGATCGAGCGAGCCGTCCACGTCGGGGCCGACGATCACCGCGCTCGCGTCCGGCAGCGCCCGCCGGACGGCCGGCATCGCGCGGACCAGCCACTCCGGCCCCTTCAGCGGGTGGCACCGGCCGAGGAACAGCAGCACCGGACGTCGTCCCGCGAGGGCGTGCGCCGCGCGGAATGACGCGCCGAGGGGAGGGGAGGTCAGCACCGAGTCCGGTACCCCGCCGGGGATGTAGCAGACCCGGGGGCTCCACTGGCGCGCGACCCGTTCCTCCTCGCGGCTCTGGACATGCACCAGCGCGGCCCGCCGCAGCGCGCGGTGAACGATCCCGTCATCGACGCGACCGGCCCAACGAACCGGCCGTCGGGGGTGACGCGCCAGGCTCGAGACCACGGGCGTCGAGAGGACGAGCGGCCGGCCCAGTCGTAGCGCGAGGCCGATCCCGATGAGGTTGAACACCTCCTGCGGGTTCCATACATGGACGATCTCGGCCCACGTCACCGTGTCATGGAGCGCGCGGTAGGAGGCCGGCGAAGGGATCTGGATCCAGTTCGAGATCGCGCCGACCGGCACGCCGAGGAACTCGACGAGGTCCAGGACGAGCCGTCGGGGCTCGGGCGACGGCGCGACGACGCGGACGTCGGCGCCGCGCCGGGCCTCGTCGCGGGCCACCTCGTAGATCGAGAGTTCGACGCCACCGAGGGGAGGGACCGGAAACGCTCCGAGCAGGTAGAGAACCCTCACACGACCCCTCGACCGGGCCGGCGGGTCACTGCTGGGTCGCGGTGCCGGAGCTGTGCGTGTCGGACGGGCAGGCGAGCGGGCTCGGGACCGTTCCGAGGGCACGGAAGCGGAGCCCGACCATGCGGGCCAGGATCAGGAAGCCGTGGCGGAACCGCAGCTTCTTCGTTCCGACCCGCGCGCGGTACGGCACGGCGACCTCGGAGATCTCGAGCCCCTTGACGTTGTGGACGTAGTCGTTCAGCTCGCACTCGATGTCGAAGCCGCGCGAGCGCGGATTCCAGTCGCGGACGACGTCGGCGCGGAAGAGTCGAAGACCCGAGAGGGGATCGTCCAGCGGGATGCGGTTCATCGCCCGGTGGACCTGGGCGAGCACCCGGTTGCCCCAGGCGAACGCGTGGGAGGTCGCGCCGTTGTTGGCGATGTTCTCCCGACGGGCAATCACCATGCCGACGTCCGGGCGGTGGTTCAGGATCGAGCGCATCGGGTGCATGGCGTACGAGGGATAGGTGCAGTCGGCGTCGATCATGCCGATGAATCGGGCCCGCTCGAAGTGATCCCGGACGTACTCGAGGCCCAGACGGACCGCGTCTCCCTTGCCCTTGCCGGCCTGCTCGACGACCTCGGCCCCGGTCGCGCGCGCGACCACGCCGGTCGCGTCCCCGTCGGGCCGGTGGATGACCACGATGCGCGGGTTCAGGCTCCGCCGCACCTCTTCGATCACCGGAGCAATGCCCTGGGCCTCCCGGTACGCGGGGATCAGCACCACCGTGTCGTCGAGGGGGGGAGGCAAGCGCCCGAACGCAGCCGCGTTCGAGCCGCCCGACCCGTCACTGAATGCCATGCGGCTGCCTCCCTAACAGTACTTACCCGCCCCTCCGAAGTACATATAGGTAGGTATTGGCCCGCAGGACGAGAAATCGTGGCGTGCGACTCCCACGCGCGGAGCAACCCGGGTCGACGCAACGGTCGGCACGACGGGCCCAGCGTACCGGGCCCGTGATTCGCCGAACGGACGCACGGACCCCGATGCCGCACGGCCATAAGTAACCTCAGCCTCTCCCAGCGCCGGTGGCCGTCTCGGCGATCGACGCCTATCTCGGAGCCCTCGCGCTGCTGGCCGCGCTCGCACCGCTCGGCCTCGTCCTGATCCGCGGGGCCGAGCGGGCGTTCGGGCTCCGCGGATTCCTGACGGTCCCCGAGCGAGCGATCGTCTCGATCTTCGCCGCGAGCACGCTGTTCTTCCTGGTCGCCTCGATCCCGTTTCCGATCTTCTGGCCGCCGGTGATGTGGGGCATCCTCGGCGCGGGCGGGATCGCCCTGGCCGTCCTGTGGTCGCACGAGCGCTGGCTCGGCCTGCGCGCAGGGGCGGCCTGGGTGAGCACGCCGACGGGGGCGCTGGTCGTCCTCGTCTCACTCGGCCTGATCGCCGTCGAGATCGTCGGCGGGGGAACCTCGGCCTTCCCGAACGTGTACGACGGCGCCTTCCAGAGCCTGCTCGCGAACCTGATCGTCGCGAACCATACCGCGGTCTGGACGCTCCAGCCGTACGCCACCGCCGGGGTGATCTACCCGCAGGGCGCGGCCGTCTGGTTCGCGTTCCCGAACTACCTGTTCGGGTGGAGTACGATCACCGCCGCGGTGGTCGTGCCTCCGTTGTTCCTCGCGCTGTCGGCCCCCGCGGCCTTCTGCTGGGGCCAGCGTCTCGGGGGCGTCTCCGGGCCGCGAGCGGCCCGCACGGGCCTCGTCTTCCTGGGCTTCTTCGCGCTCGTCGCGAGCTGGCCCCGCCTGTTCATCGGCGGGTCGTACGACTTCGCGCTCTCGCTGCCCCTGTTCCTGGTGGCGCTCGGATGGTTGCGCCCGTACGCCGAGCGGGGCGCAACGAGGTGGGGCCCGACAGCGGCGTTCGGGCTGCTCCTGGGGGGACTGACCTCGCTCAGCGTGGCCTGCGGGGATCTCC
This is a stretch of genomic DNA from Thermoplasmata archaeon. It encodes these proteins:
- a CDS encoding glycosyltransferase is translated as MAAPDLPPTGTPAPAGTPSLARVVALYHRALNAAYHGSSLHFRGFVEGLRRVVPVEVVAPGEHATVGTDRARESSGPLLVGFRYLLAAVAEELRFIVRDARSPRAQRARVIVPVDVYVAGLAAVWSWIRQVPLVYYPLDANTAVSRHWRKAGYRGGILFGLTRRPLNALGLRIARIVIAPSEEVARSLREGGVPAEKLRVCTLKRTRPVPDPVAIARWRAELGLAGRVPAVFVGSFQYAPNVRAFHFLRDELAPALGRSDPDLLILVGGLDSEPYVPQSGANLRVLGTVSDLDGLLFACEIGLAPMDVAGGTSGKMVDYVLHGLRVLATPEAAAGIDAAASVQVAPCSEFADRLKALCAEVRASRGPALPPRPDPEFVRRYTESADLDRVAQEIASLARS
- a CDS encoding glycosyltransferase family 4 protein translates to MRVLYLLGAFPVPPLGGVELSIYEVARDEARRGADVRVVAPSPEPRRLVLDLVEFLGVPVGAISNWIQIPSPASYRALHDTVTWAEIVHVWNPQEVFNLIGIGLALRLGRPLVLSTPVVSSLARHPRRPVRWAGRVDDGIVHRALRRAALVHVQSREEERVARQWSPRVCYIPGGVPDSVLTSPPLGASFRAAHALAGRRPVLLFLGRCHPLKGPEWLVRAMPAVRRALPDASAVIVGPDVDGSLDRLRRLAAELGVADHVQVLGPVDERERVGALDAADVVVVPSRADFVEGFSLVVSEAWARGKPVAAFPVGALRERIRTGENGWLAADLSADALAVAIEGAAGLGPFARPRDVIGWREVAGEFDRRYREILERTSVPSEAAALAAPRGGDGSA
- a CDS encoding glycosyltransferase family 2 protein; the encoded protein is MAFSDGSGGSNAAAFGRLPPPLDDTVVLIPAYREAQGIAPVIEEVRRSLNPRIVVIHRPDGDATGVVARATGAEVVEQAGKGKGDAVRLGLEYVRDHFERARFIGMIDADCTYPSYAMHPMRSILNHRPDVGMVIARRENIANNGATSHAFAWGNRVLAQVHRAMNRIPLDDPLSGLRLFRADVVRDWNPRSRGFDIECELNDYVHNVKGLEISEVAVPYRARVGTKKLRFRHGFLILARMVGLRFRALGTVPSPLACPSDTHSSGTATQQ